Genomic segment of Apostichopus japonicus isolate 1M-3 chromosome 8, ASM3797524v1, whole genome shotgun sequence:
TTCTATTTTTGTGCTTGAAGGGTGATAGTTGACACCGACTGCCTCTAGAATGCAGGTTGTGTCAGCAGAACTAAACAAGCATCTGTCCATCATGTCTATTATCTACTCCCGTTCCAAGGGACTTGTGATGCTCACTCTGACGTAACACCGACATGATTGTATGGTTACAGTCTTGATTTAAGGTGACTGGGGTGGAGAGTGGATCAATTTGTTTGGGTTACAGTCTTGATttaaggggactggggtggACAGTGGATCAAGTTGTATGGTTTACAGTCTGACTTAAGGGGGCTGGGGtggagagtggatcaagttgtttggtttacaGTCTGACttaaggggactggggtggagagtggatcaagttgtttggtttacagtcttgatttaaggggactggggtggagagtggatcaagttgtatGGTTTACAGTCTGACttaaggggactggggtggagagtggatcaagttgtttggtttacaGTCTTGATTTAAGGGGGCTGGGGtggagagtggatcaagttgtatGGTTTACAGTCTGACttaaggggactggggtggagagtggatcaagttggttggtttacagtcttgatttaaggggactggggtggagagtggatcaagttgtatGGTTTACAGTCTGACttaaggggactggggtggagagtggatcaagttggttggtttacagtcttgatttaaggggactggggtggagagtggatcaagttgtatGGTTTACAGTCTGACttaaggggactggggtggagagtggatcaagttggtTGGTTTACAGTCTTGATTTAAGGGGGCTGGGGtggagagtggatcaagttgtttggtttacagtcttgatttaaggggactggggtggagagtggatcaagttggtTGGTTTACAGTCTTGATTTAAGGGGGCTGGGGtggagagtggatcaagttgtttggtttacagtcttgatttaaggggactggggtggagagtggatcaagttgtttggtttacaGTCTGACttaaggggactggggtggagagtggatcaagttggtTGGTTTACAGTCTTGATTTAAGGGGGCTGGGGtggagagtggatcaagttgtttggtttacagtcttgatttaaggggactggggtggagagtggatcaagttgtatGGTTTACAGTCTGACttaaggggactggggtggagagtggatcaagttggttggtttacagtcttgatttaaggggactggggtggAGAGTGTATCAAGTTGGTTGGTTTACAGTCTTGATTTAAGGGGGCTGGGGtggagagtggatcaagttgtttggtttacaGTCTTGATTTAAGGGGGCTGGGGtggagagtggatcaagttggtTGGTTTACAGTCTTGATTTAAGGGGGCTGGGGtggagagtggatcaagttgtttggtttacagtcttgatttaaggggactggggtggagagtggatcaagttgtttggtttacagtcttgatttaaggggactggggtggagagtggatcaagttgtttggtttacaGTCTTGATTTAAGGTGACTGGCATCCAGCATTTTCTAATAGTTGTTTCATATCTTCACAAAGTTGTTACAAATGAATCATTCCTCCAAACTGAAATAATAATTTTGGGTTTAAATGATTAAACTTTTTAGAAACGGAAGCGAAGGGAACTTCTGACAAGATTTCTTGGTCTGAAGCAGATCGTATCATCCATCGGCCAGAATTGAAGGCGTGGACAGAGAAGTACTGTAACTTAGGATCAATGTCATTCTGGATCGAAGAGAGGCAGCTTGATCCCCTAGATCTGGAGGATGGAGATAAAGTCAGGATCAAAAGCAACGGTGACGGACCCTTTATCTGTAAGTCAGACACCTTTGGAGCTTCATACTGAGTTGTATTTCCTATGATCAACCTACTAGCCAGTAACAATGATTCTGccccccctgccctcccccAACACTCATTTCCTATAACCAAGAATATTACCAAGCTACAATTTTTATAAAAGGTTAATTCATAACTTAACAAGTTAATGTAGACATACTGTAGATAAATGATGATaatacttttaataatatttacacatttttcTTACAATCTAATATTCAATAACCTTATGTTTTATTGCAATGTTGAATGTAGTGATTATAAAATGCAACAATGTATATATTCAATCTTGTTATGTCAAAGAACATGTCAGGCATTTTTCTTAAGCAGTTATCTTCAGctactggaatatccctttaaggtTGAAAAGTTTTTGCcaggagagagatagagagagtttAACTGATAAACTATCAATTCTTTAAACTGTGCTCTTCTAAATCTTTACCTTGATGGAGTGTCAATAATGCCAGAATGCTCAACTGTTCCCTGACAAACTGTCCATTAATTCTAAATTCACTCGGACCCTTCATCAGACTCTATCTCAAAGATTGAACCTGACAGTCAAACCATCAGCAATGCTGCAGGTCCAGAAAAACAAGTAGGTGAATCCTGGACAGACAAAATCATGGATCTGAAGGCCCAGGGACTACCCCAGGCTGCTACAGGGGGAACAGAGGAGGGTGCTGGTGCCGACGATGATGAATGGGTGAGTTCAAGGATATTCTTCGAGAGACTGGTCAGTTTGGAACCAAGGTATAAAGATTTCTAAGAAAGAAGATACACTAAGTCAAATCCTGTGTCTGTCAGCCAAGTCCTAAAATTATTAGTGGAGTTTATTTACTCCGCTcctggcttacctgtctcctcacaaccttagcaccttgttctaccgtgcctataaagtcctggtagaataacatgttttgttgacCCCTCATCGCATGTCTGTATGTTCAGCATGACCCCTCTACAGGACTAGGTTGGCCCCCTAAAGTGAGAACTGAGAGCATGGGCACCAGGTTTCTTTCTTATTATTAGCTTATTTTAAGTGAAGATATTCTAGTGTTAACCAAATATTAACCTCTTGAACATTAGAATCAATCACACAAGAAGTTTGCcgacgtcaggccaacttacttttacacattctcctacacaggctctctagtggataagcagtttgctaacagttttatattttattttgacattctTATAATTCAGAAAGAAAAACGGGCACAAAATGGGAACGGGTGATGGCTTTATAACATTTTATGGTACTGTATATTTATCGTAGATACAGCAGTCAAAACATGTATTTTTAAACATAAACCGCACCACATTTGGCTCCAAGAAAAAATGCTGTCtgcatcatttttttctttaggtTCAGGCCCCTTAAGGCTCCAGGGCCTTGGTTTGGTTTATATCAACCCTAGGCATTATGCCACTGCTTCTGATGGCCTCCTGCAGTTATTGTTGTAGTACAAACTGACTATTAGCAGGCTTAATACCTttacatatatttgtttctttccaGAGTGACTGATATTCTGCCTGTGCTTTCTTCCAATCACCAGCCGCCAGTGTTGACATGGTAATGGCCGGCATATCACTGCAAGGTTCACCATCATGCTACTGGTTTATGAAACTAAAGTTATATCTGCATTTATCTGAAATTTAGCAGTATTGTCAGTAGAGAGCAACTATTGAAGCTTTACTATTATATGTTATAGACAGTAGACAATGACAAATTAGTGTAGCCATAACACAATTGGCATAAAAGGTCAGTTCTGTGCAacaaattttgatttatttacatacatgtgtgaCTTTTAACTTTCACTTCATAGTAATGGTTACTTTAAGTAATTGCAGTCTGTTTTGTTGGTAGTACATGGTTTCACAAGAAGCATTCCCAAAGAAACCAGCTTTTTAGGGCATACATTTAACATTACATGCTTTTTGTATGTGATTTAAATACTAATTTATTTAAGATGTACAGGCGACAAAACGTTTGAATAGATTCACTAGGTACTCCTCAGTCAATGAAGTGtatcaaaaaaaatatatatatatatatatatatatatatatatatatatatataggagtgTGTCGTACTTTGATGATTGATCATTGAGGACTCCTTGGGAGGAATGGTATGACAAGCTACAGCCAAATATAAATAGCTTTTTCAGAATACCAAGAGGATCCTGTTCATGTCCTACAACGAGGCTTTTATCTTGCCCGAGGCTAGGCTTAAGGCATTAAAGACCTAAGTGAGTATTGATAGTAGCAGAATAAAGTTGCTAAAATACTGTTTCAATTTCCCTTGAAATAACCTTGTTTAATCatcttgttttttgttgagaTTTTCAAATGAATTGGGATTGTTTCAACATGAGCATTTTTCAATAGATTCCTTTCAATATTCCTGCAAAGTCTTTAACTGTATTTTTTGTGGATTATATACAAGGATAATGTGCCTTAAGTTTTTTAAACAATAATGAATCTTCAGATACATTTTGGTGTCGGACatatttttgttgtaaattttatCATTTGGattattaattttgttactttaaattatttgaaaacatcATCCTGTTTGTTTTTAAGGATAACTGTGTTAGCCTTCAGAGGTGTTTTATGATCAGAGCATGATGTTACATATTAAAAAAGTCAGTTTATAAAGCAAGCTTCTGGGGAAGGTCAGCAAGCCGTTTATAAGTAAAAATGTTAGAGAAATTGTCATTGACGAAATCCTGTAAcctaaacaaattaaataataaagaaatatcgctatatattaatatttattctctatgtttttgtatttgttttctgtGAGGTTGCATTACCCTTGCGGCATATGGTAACTATATTTCTATTGTAGATGACTGTTAGATACCAATAAAAACAGTCCATGGTATATAACATCCTAGATTTCAAAGATTGCTCAAATTGAAGTTTTCACATTGGGATAATTATTCACTCTCATCTTTCATGGAATGCAACTATTTGTTGCTTTTCattgaaattgtttcttttttaaaaagTTAGTTAAGCTCTATTATTAATCAATATGAGTAAAATAAATAGTCGAATATTAATAAACGATGAATGGATATTAAAAGACAATGAAATGGTACAGTGAAGTTTACATTTTGCCTTTATCTGCATTTCAAGACACCAAGTATGTCATATAACACCTGGTCAGGTCCAGTATCTGTAATAGAAGGCTAACATCTCGAGAACCAAAACCAGAAATAACACAGAAATATCATAAATCATAACACAGAAATATCTCTTTCAATAGAGTTGTATTGTTACTCCACACAAACAATTACTATTACAAACATCAAATATCTTTAACTTTGCACATAGCTGTTTATAGTCAGTAGATATCTGGCTATTATCAATCATCCTACCCCAACCTTATACCCCAACCTTATACCCCAACCTTATACCCCAACCTCATACCCCAACCTCATACCCCAACCTCATATCCCAACTCATGCAATATATTAATTAACTGGGAACAAGCAATGCCTCAAGTTCCCAACTAACATTAAAGACTTGCCATGCATTTCAACCAAGTTATGACCTGCTCCCAAACTAATAGACCTGCCCTGCGTCATTACCCACCCCGCCCCATTACCCATCCCACCCCATTACCCCCGCCCTGCACTATCACCAGTGACTACAGACAGGACAGCATTTCACTCCTCACAGTGACGCTAGAAGGCCCTGTTAGTGTTCCTGCCCAACATCCCTAaataaatgtacatatatagatctatCCATCCTAATCTCCCCAAATGAGAGTACATAGGCATGCCTGTCGTATCCAGCTTGGAGGAAGCAGTAATGATTTGGCTGTTTGTATGCCAAGAGGTTTCATAGCAAATAGTAGTACAGAGTGTGATCAGGACTTTCTTTAGGATCAAAACCAGTTTCCTGGCCGACTCATCCAATTGATGGAAATGCAGTTTCATGTTGTTTTAATTTAGGACAATCGACTCGGTAAGGATGAAGTAATGTACTAGTTTACCAAGACTACCTACAGGACGATACACTCGGTTTATATCGTCATTCATTCCAAATTGACAGCTTGAATACATGTTTACGTTTCTTGACTCTTAAAGTGAACTCATTACATCTGCTGGAACAGATAGGACATTAAAAAATTGAAGGATGTACACAATTGCTTGAAGACAAAGATAAACAGAGGGAACAGGGTAACTTTGACAAGATCAAGCATAAAATTAAGAAGACCTAAAATCTTTGATAAACCCTTATGTACCATTTAGCTATcccaagtccccccccccccttccccgaaTGATTTATGTGCTGCAAATCTGCCCACTTATCCCTCTGATGTGTAATatatcatgaaaacaaaattaaattctaCAAATTCTGGAGCTGTGTTGTGGTAAAGTTTGGATATTATTTGTCACAAAATATCTCATAACAAGGTAGTATATTAACTTGACtagcaaatttaaattttaagaaaagCCAAAAGAATTGGTAATTTGtctttatgaatttaaataatACTGATATGCAAATCTCATCCAGGAGTCAGAAGTTTTTAAAATTGAATAGATCCGTTCATCACTCCCGACATAATGTTCAAAACAACAAGTTGGAAAGCATTTGATTTTGATCAAGTTTCATCAAATGCATTCCAGTTTTGAGCAATACTTGGAAGGATTGGTAAAAGTTACAGTAAATTGGTAACCAAATGCTGAAAGTAGCTTTAGTAAAGCTGAACTTATGATTAATACAGCTGTAACTTAGCAACCACAGCAGCTGGATTGGTTTGCTTAGCACACATGAAAATTAGATGCAGTTCCTTAAAAAGCAAAACTAAAATCACAGACTTGTGGTATCAAAGAACATTAACAAtgttccctacccccttcccttaatcctctctttgtccctccactgtttatctcctacctctcctcttcccctgttgttttctttctttctttcttctctccatcccgtGTCGTATAATCCCCTTaaatctatctctttgtgttcaccatgctcattaacctgtctgtattctgtgcgtgtttttgtcccttctgttactgttactcgTCATTTAGCTTTTGAAGAAGATACTGCTacgatcgaaacgtcaggccaacttacattTACACACTCTCCTACACatgctctctagtggataagcagtttgctaacagttttattttattttaacattcacAATGCACTACAAATCAAGCCATGTCAAATAGTTGTGGAATGCATCCTTTAGAGCCCTATTGCTTACatgaatataaacaaatatgtcatctaaagatcctgctaggatcaaaacatgAAGCCCTCTACATACAAATATCTTGTCATATGAATTTAAAAGCAggaagccagttggctttgggattccttgccatataatttGCTAAAAGTTCCACATACCTGACctatgtagagcaagtgagttaaatttgtctaaGGAAtgaagtgagaaccagaaaagatcagagatgtCCATCTCTTATTTGCAACACTtacttgtgggcatcaaccaattAATTCAATGGTATGGATTTaacagtatagaatttttattccaaaatgttgcaacatccagaaagaacagtcttcccaTGTAAATATAGACACAGAGATGTATGAGCAATGGACATTTTCTCTTACCAATTTTGGACTAGCAAATTAGCTCTGCCACCAACGGgaatccctttaataattgttattaatgaacaagagttacatgacattgtttatacactgtgaactATTTTCACAACCAACTGCCAAAGTCAAAGTCCTCTAGTGTAGATCACAGAGAATAAGGCCAATTTTggaccatttgagataacctctTGAGCCAATTTTggaccatttgagataacctctTGAGCCAattttgagataacctgttgaccccttgagcaattttgagataacctgttgaccccttgagcaATTTgggataacctgttgaccccttgagcaATTTgggataacctgttgaccccttgaagctcagagtgTAAAAACTGATAAGGGCCACTTGAGTGTGTTTAAAGCACCCTACACAAGAATATCAACTAATGGAAGCAGATTTCATATCCTGGATGACTATATATGTATGGTTGAAGAATACACAAGATCTATTTTATACTGGGCCCGTTCACCGAACTTAATTGAAATTGACttaactatgttcaccaaaagaaaaccaTAGCATGGCAGAACTCAGAGATTAATAGTATCCTTAATTTTGGAGTTAACATGTTCACAAGGATTACATACTTTGACATATGTTGACCTcatgtaacctttgacctctaccagttttgatagggttcttgcactcactaagCTGgttctacatactaagtatgaagttccaCAAATATGTACTTTTCCATCACTGCATACCACCTGGCTATAAACCTTGGAATAAGAATCTATAACATAATCGAAACACCTCGATAGATGTGACTGTTTGAATCTTGAATGCTGCTCAGCCAACATTATAGTGATGGTGGCCCACGACTTGTTTCATTGCTAATTTTAGTTATAATGGATGATACTTGAATGTTTCCATGCCAACCATTCTAGCATTGCTTGGCCAAGCTTGAATATTTCCATGCCAACCGTTCTCACACATTTACATTATTCTCCTTAGATTAATCCCTTTCCCAAATTTTTACGAAATGATTTTGATGGGTAATCATGAAAGTTAAGATACGAATGGAGAACACAACCTTTGTAACTGCACTGAATAGGTTGTTTACTAGAAACTAACTAAGCAAGGCTGTTTGACACATTAATTAAGAGATATAAACACCAAAGTTGTTCTAGGGGACCATTTATCTTTATATGGGTGATATGCACAACAAGGAGTACTGAATCAACTGATGTCACTTGGCTGTACAATAAAACCTTTCTTCCTGTTCATACCCCATTCATGCACACCCCACCCCATGTTTTACTGCCGTTAACTGTCAAATAATAAGTCCTCATCAATGTCATCATCTATTAAATTGCCTGCATCATCATGCTCCATTCCGGCCTCTTTAACCCTCAACTCTTCCTTATCTCTTGctatcttcttcttttcttgtatCTTCTTGAGCCTATAGAACTCCTCTCTCTCCATCTCGTCAAGTTCAGAGATGATATCAGCTATAGTGTTTGAGATCCTTGGAATGATAActttggaaatgaaaacaagaagCAATAGTATACACATAGAGTATGAGGCACATGAAATAAATGACCGAGACAGCTAATACAATGGCGACTGCATGCTAAATGAATAACGGTTCTGCACCTTCCAGAATGCTTGAAACAAACACTTAACAGACCATGTAAGTAGTGTACTGTACCACAGCCTGACCAAACGTTTTAAATAAGAGCCTATTAAAAGACCACTGAAACATTGGAAAGTAATGCTTTAAGTTTAATGTAAATTGGAACTTTTCAACAAACAATTAAACTGCAGCTTCCTGTTGTTgtacagacagacatacatggcACATACATGACACATACAAGACACATACAAGACACATAGAAAACACATACAAGACACATCCATGACACATACAAAACACATACAGGGCACTTACATGACACATACATAGCACATATGTGACACATACAAGACACATCCATGACACATGCATTACACATACAAGACACATACATGACACATACAAGACAAATGCAAGACACATACACATGCAAGACACATACATGACACATGCAAGACACATACATGACACATGCATGACACATAAATGACACATACAAGACACATGTATGACACATACAAAACACATACATGACACATGCAAGAAATGTGTGACACATACAAGAAATGCATGACACATACAAGACACATGCATGACACATACATGACACATACATGACCCATACAAGACACATGCAAGACACATACATGACACATACATGACATGTACAAGCCCGTCTCTTCTCTCtctcaaagaaagaaaataaaacaaggtATCCATAGGCCAATCCCTTCCACACCCAACTCTACCTCCCATCACTCCTGTTTTATACTTCGACGACCAACTCCGCTAGTTATATTTCTGCTAGTAAAAATGCTACAGGCTTGGGACCTTATATTTACTGCTCCTTACCAATCAACACACATGCAATGTTGCACAACATGTTCACCACTGTATGTTCTAAGCTGCACGTCATAAATAACTCAGCCTGCATGAATGTTCACCATATATGTTACTAACAAACTTACCATATTCTATTGCATTTACTCGACGGTTAGTGATTTTAATGACTTCATCTAAGGTGACAAAAGAAGTTTGGAGGGATGCCAGTTCGACCATCAGCTCAACAGCtttggcaaagtttttcttGACTTTGTCAAGTTGTTGACCACCTCTTGATAATCCAGTCAGCTCGTATGCTacaagaagatgaagaaaggcATTAAAGATGGCTCAAGGTGTGACCAAGAACGAAAAACAGAAATGTTCTGGCTTCACCATCAACCAAAGGAATGGAAACAGATTAAAGttttaatgaataaaataatgaGAATGAAGGTTAAAATCAGACTTGAGTGTGCATCAAATATTCTTCTAAAGACATCCTTTATTTCAAGgatcaaacatatatatatgtattgtatacTCACTGTCTGCACCATCAGTGAAATGTTCAAAGACTGGAAGAGTGACGCCTGAAGAAATGAATCAAATGATAAATATAAACCATACTAGCTGTAGTATCATCAAAATAAGCTAAACCAGAATGTAAATACTGCCCTCTGAAGAACAAATGGCTattgttaaaaatattaacaacaataCCTCACTGTTTTTTGTTCATCATTGTAGTCTTGATTATTTAGTCTATCTTAATGTTCTACTAGAGACATTTAACTGTGCACCCGATGAATGGTTGTGAATATATGCATAGTGCACACATGAATTTACTTTTTATATGTAAAAGAGTAACATAATCTATGCATcctgtttaaatatttcattcaatttgTTCACGTACTCAACTGTTCTATTGGGGAAGAAAGCAGGGATCTCAAAACATAGAAAATTCTGGTGTTTGTAGAAGGCTTGACTGTACCCTACATGGGACATTGAGAATCCTGGTGGTTGTAGAAGGCTTGGCTGTACCCAACATGGGACATTGAGATTCCTGGTGTTTGTAGAAGGCTTGGCTGTACCCAACATGGGACATTGAGAATCCTGGTGGTTGTAGAAGGCTTGACTGTACCCTACATGGGACATTGAGAATCCTGGTGGTTGTAGAAAGCTTGGCTGTACCCAACATGGGACATTGAGATTCCTGGTGTTTGTAGAAGGCTTGGCTGTACCCAACATGGGACATTGAGAATCCTGGTGTTTGTAGAAGGCTTGGCTGTGCCCTACATGGGACATTGAGAATCCTGGTGGTTGTAGAAGGCTTGACTGTACCCAACATGGGACATTGAGAATCCTGGTGGTTGTAGAAGGCTTGACTGTACCCTACATGGGACATTGAGAATCCTGGTGGTTGTAGAAGGCTTGACTGTACCCTACATGGGACATTGAGAATCCTGGTGGTTGTAGAAGGCTTGACTGTACCCTACATGGGACATTGAGAATCCTGGTGGTTGTAGAAGGCTTGGCTGTACCCTACATGGGACATTGAGAATCCTGGTGGTTGTAGAAGGCTTGACTGTACCCTACATGGGACATTGAGAATCCTGGTGGTTGTAGAAGGCTTGGCTGTACCCTACATGGGACATTGAGCTTCCTGCCACAAATTGTTTTTGGTCAAACTcttgaaattcattttacatATGGGATATGCTACGTTGCGAATGCAGATTTCCTGATTTCAATGCTCGTCTTATCTTGATTCCATAAATTTCAGTTAAATTATTTAAGTACTCATGGCCTTAGTCAACCTCACATAAACTTTGAAGTAGAATCTAAAAAGTTACTCAAATTTGACATCAGTACTAAAGGACAACGATACCACAAAATGGGCATCAGGAAAACTAAACTGAACATGCAGGCATAGTAAGAAGTTTATTGTTAAGGTTCAATGACTCAAACAAATTTACCTGCAACGTTGTCCTTTCTTGACCTTACTTTTGTCTGTGCTTTGGTGACATTCTGAAGAACATTATGACTAGAAAAGCAAAAAGGAACACAAGAAATGATAACATAGTATCACACAATATACAGATTAGGCAGAAACTCTATTCAGATGATAtcagagaaaaaaaacccacttTGTATTGCAAGTGCTGTGGTACATATCTGACTAATTCTCAACTGCTTGTCAAACAACTGCTTTTAACAACTTGGAGATCTCAATGCAGAAGATAAAAATGTTGTCAACAAGTTAGCACTATTGTTTAATTAGTTTTCATAACATGGACATGACAATGCTATTACAAACAACACACAGTAAAGGTATAGAAATACTTGTGAATATTTCACTTAGAAGAACTATACACAAATTCTATGTGTGATTTATAAGATGCAAACAGGCATTTACCAATGTTTGCCTAGTATAACTGTTGTTGCTATTATTACTTCTTTTGCATTAACTCCTGTAAGTTTAATTGTCTTTCACATGtcaacatttaaaacattgttTGTCACACTTTGAGAAACAGGATCATGCCTTGATTAAATTCAGTTGATTAGTTGGACTAATTTGCACATAACAGCACTCATTAATGTCTGGTAATACTCTACATGTGAGCTTTTTAACTCCATCAATATTTATAACATATCTGCAATAGAGAGGATCTTACCTAAAATCACCCATAGCAAACTTAGTTTCAGCTAAGGATAATGAGGCATTCTTCATCACTTCACCCATTAAGGATTTTGTCTGGAAGAAACAGCAAAATATCAAACCAATTTGAAAGATTACTCAATATAATgtgaaacatttttaatttttagagTTAAACAATACAACTTCAAGGGGTAGAAACAAGGCAGCAAGGGAAGTTGTTACCAGGGTATATAACTTAGTGTTTCTactttgcatagcagtttgaAGGATTACATGCCTTATCTACTGCAAATAACTGTGAAGCCTTAGATTCTGTAAACAAGAGATAGAGATGCTGTCGTGAAAATTGTGTCAAGGCGAGAAAAAAGTATTAGCAAACTGATATCTACCACATCATGCCAGTTTGGCTATTTTTTAGAAAAGTAACAGGGCCTAATATTTTAATTCTATGATCTTCTGACACACTAAGACAGTTTTTTGGGGTTTAAtctgttttttgggggttttgttTGTACTTAAATTGAACATTTCTGGTGAGCAGTTCAACACTATGTGATATCTAATCAATTTATTTCTTGATCATTCCCAGACTGTGAATAGTGAAATAAAATGTTGGCAGCAAACACACATTAGGCTACTAACAGCCACCAGTCATACCCCACCCAATAGCTTTACATTGACTTGGACTACAAGATAACCAGATGGACCTAAATGTCTTGAGTCATGAGAGG
This window contains:
- the LOC139972046 gene encoding arpin-like isoform X1; its protein translation is MSRIYDNKPLNSIPVENHSYSKIWGIITANSGGNGIVLEAIIHKRSRHVITDSSTKKFRYVVFHVRPKFILKRKFNGNGEEEEPNFDLTKKVNTGYLHSSYKTEAKGTSDKISWSEADRIIHRPELKAWTEKYCNLGSMSFWIEERQLDPLDLEDGDKVRIKSNGDGPFIYSISKIEPDSQTISNAAGPEKQVGESWTDKIMDLKAQGLPQAATGGTEEGAGADDDEWSD
- the LOC139972044 gene encoding V-type proton ATPase subunit D-like, whose protein sequence is MSGKDKIPVFPSRMALTTMKARLKGAEKGHSLLKKKADALTLRFRQILKKIIETKSLMGEVMKNASLSLAETKFAMGDFSHNVLQNVTKAQTKVRSRKDNVAGVTLPVFEHFTDGADTYELTGLSRGGQQLDKVKKNFAKAVELMVELASLQTSFVTLDEVIKITNRRVNAIEYVIIPRISNTIADIISELDEMEREEFYRLKKIQEKKKIARDKEELRVKEAGMEHDDAGNLIDDDIDEDLLFDS